A region of the Primulina eburnea isolate SZY01 chromosome 7, ASM2296580v1, whole genome shotgun sequence genome:
atctcacgaatatttatctgtgagacgggtcaatcctaccgatattcacaataaaaattaatactcttagtataaaaagttatattttttcatgggtgacccaaataagagacccgtctcactaaatacgatccgtgagaccgtctcacacaagtttttttctTGATTAAAAAGGAGGACAAAAATCAAGAATTAAATAATGAAATCTGAGCTATGGGACTATACAAGAACCTCAGTGAGGAAAATTTAATACAAAATTGTGAAATATTAGCTAGGCTAACATTAACACATCCCCTGTCCTATTATGTACTCaacaacatatatatttttaaaattaaaaaaattaagaaattgAAAATTCTCCAACTTCACTAACgaaaaaagaaagatggtaagAAATACATCGTCTTTATCGATCAGTTCAATCGTGATAGCAAAGAAGCATAATAACACATCTCCGGATTATGTAGAGCCTTGCTCTTTGCTCCCTAACGATACGTCCTAGCCCTCGACTCGAAATCTTACTCTTGTTGTTGCTCATCTTCATTTTTGTTGGAcgattttatgaatttattcTTCTTGAAATGAAACAAGTAATGGAATTTCTTCTTTCAAGAAAGAAGAGAAAAGGGAAGGGGTTTTGTTTAGATAGTTAGATGTTTGAGTGTAGTTTAAGTGGTTAGAGTGCTTTGGACTTTATAGGGCTgagttatattaattttttatatttctttATTACTTTTTTGGTTGTGGGGTTGGCAGTAATGAGCAACAAATGGGTCATTtcttatttatattttctaactatcaattattttataatttctaTGATTTATTTCAATTTCTCCTACAAAATTCCGCCAAACCATTGCATGTGGTGTTGTTTGATAATATATTGTTGCCTACACTAAATTAAGATCTTGGTTCCGCCCCTGCTTGTAACCCAAATCATACATGTGtaagtgcaaaaaaaaaaaaatttaatttaactcGTACGTTGGCGCATATAAATTTTTGATTCTTTAATTGTTTAAAACTTggttttaatatattaaataattgttttatgCCGACCTAGTCTTGTTTTCGTCGAGATGCTGATATGTAAGACTACCAAAATAGACCAGACTATTCGAGAAAACTAATTTATCGTATTAAGATCAAATTTTATCTAATTAAAGAAGCAAAATTTCATCAGATCAACTAATTAATATATCATTTTCAGAATTGTTCCGACATATATTATGCGAGGATATATCTGTTTATCCTAATTTTATCAAATGATTTTCATAACCAATTCTAGAAATTCCTTATTTGTATGGACTGAATTTCTAAATTATTGATAGGTAGATGGATGGTATTTAGAATGTATTGAGTACAATAATTGTCTCTTTTGGTAGAACAATCGAGACGCTGTGCATGAGTTGTTGTAttgtttaaaagatttaaattgcATCGTTACCACCAACTATAGTTTTTGATAAAACAGCAAACGCTCGATCTTACTGATCGTGAATAtgataatttcaaaaataaatgcAAGCTAGTGTTTGATTCATTTATGAAAAATCCggagtattattttaattattaacttttttttggttatggaaaaaaaattaattgattgATCTAAAAATTGAAAGCCAAGTCAACCTAGTTGGCTTCGTCATTTCCCATTTCCCATTTCATCATACGGTTTATTTCATCTTACTCATGTGAACATTGCTccatgatatgatggatgaccAAAATTTGTCCATACATATATAGAacccactttttttttgaaattgtatgtgtgacaagatcttacccgttgaaatgaagtgagGACAGTACCCGCATAGGTAGGATCTCATCAACCTCATCATACCTTCCAATAAATACATTACAATTTGAAAAACTTATTGCCAATTAATCCGTATATTTAACTTGTACGAAAGAGGTCACTTGTTGTCTAATTAATACAACAAATCGAGCATTTATTTAAACACTGTgagtatatattttattattgcaaaaaaaaattattatttttattaaatgtcaGAGCAGTACGCTGAGATGTTGAAATTATATTCAAAACGCGTGTTCGTGtgtgaaaattattattaatataattgattatttatttttttggtatGGAGGTAGATGGCCAGATTTTATCCTATCATGGTGGGATACTGTTCTTCAGTGAAAAGATCAAAGGCCCAAATTATACACACACATGGAGTCCATCAGTTTCTTTAAAATCAATTGCCTAAATCCTGTAGGGCAGTGCCTCCAAAGGTAGTGTCGAACCTTCCGATAGATGGATGGTATTTAGAATTGGTTTCAAATTGAACTGAATTTGACATCAATGTTGAATCACATCTAGTTTGTTGTAAACGAAACTATCATTTAATCCGATCGGATTCTGGATTGAATTCGAtcgaataatatatttatttttatt
Encoded here:
- the LOC140836131 gene encoding small polypeptide DEVIL 4-like codes for the protein MKMSNNKSKISSRGLGRIVREQRARLYIIRRCVIMLLCYHD